GAGAGAAAGGTTAGATGTAAAATAACATCCAAATTATAAGATGATGAATGGATAAAGGAATCTTGTAGGATTGAGATTCAGAACAAGAATGAATCATAGACTGTACAAAAGGTTGAGTGGCATTTCAGGGAAGCATAATACATTATACATGTATAATGTATGCCACCTTTAGAAAGTACATGATGAGAATGTTGATCATAAATCAAGTCAAGACCTGACATGGCTTGAATATACAGTAGGCAGACATAATACAGATATTATGGAATTGACCATCAGACAAATGTTTCACCCgaatgtgaaggaaagaactgcagatgctggtttaaatcgaagatagacataaaatgctggagtaactcagcgggacaggcagcatctctggagagaaggaatgggtgacatatcgggtcaagacccttcttcattctaaagacccttcggtctgaagaagggtctctattcgaaacttcacccatttcttctctccagagatgctgcctgtcccgctgagttagtccagcattttgtgtctagtttcaTTTCACCTGAATGTCTAGTCCATTGACTTAAGTGGAAGGATTGGCAAAATTCTGGTTGTTTTGCATAGATTGAcaaagaacagtacatcacaggaacaggcttttcagcccaaaatgtcaccctgaACATGATGttacattaaactaatctcttctgcctgcacgtgatccatgtccctccattccctacaaaaCCATGTGCCTAAAAtcctctttaatgccactattgtatggaCTCCACCAGCACCACTGGCAGTACGttccactcactgtgtaaaacatTTGCCCCTCACATCTTCTTTAAGCTTTGACCCTCTCACTTTACACCTTTGCCCTCATgttataaggtcatgtgataggagcagaattaggccattcggcccaacaagtctaccctGACATTCaattctggctgatctatctctccctcctaaccccattgtccccattacccctgacatctgtacacctgtaataatcaagaatctatcgatttctgctttaaaaatatccattgacttggcctccacagccttctgtggcaaagaattccacagattcactactctctgacagaataaattccttctcatctctttcctaaaggaacaacctttaattctgaggctataatatCTAGCCctcgactctcccgctagtggaaacattctctccacatgcactctatcaaagcttttcaccatcTGGTACGTTACAATgaggttccctctcatccttctaaactccagcgagtaaaggcccagttCCATCAtttgctcatcataagttaacccactcattcctgggatcattcttgtaaatctcctctggacatccagcacacccttcctcagatatggtgcccaaaattgtccTCTAATCCCTGAAATTTCCACTTTCACATTTCTCCCGCCCCTCTCTCAGCTCCATGCTAAGCTTACAGTAGCTGGAAGAAGATGTTCAGTGAAATAGTGAATGCTTGCCACAAAGAAAAGTGCAAGGGAAATGGATTAAGGAAGTCTTAATGCTTAATTTGCCATTGACAGCTAAAGTGCATTGTGACTGATAATAATTGCTTTCAGTAAACTACAGCCAAATCTGTGAGATGAACTATGTGTTTTTGCTCTTTCTTACTTGTCTtgtctttcttatttcttttagGTTTTAGGGAAAAAAATAGGAAAATGAACCATGTCTATAACAAAGCAGCTTTCTTTGTTGCCTGTAAGCTTCTGCCAAAGCCAGCCATGGAAATTCAGTTGTAATCTGTTGCACCAGGTAGTTAGTTAGACTTACATTTTTGTGTTCagacaagtaggaatttcatagttctgtttttgggacatataacaattaaactctcttgacttgacttgactcttgaaactTGAAAGACCGGGTTTAATCATGGACTCCCTCTAAATCTACTGGGTTAGTCATCGTCATTaagctatacagcacggaaataggtccttcagcccatcgtgaccataccaaccaagttggcattctgggctagtcacatttgcctacatttgccccatatccttcagaactcttcctatccatatatatgTACTTGTATAAAAAAATAACTAATCCACCTTCATTTCATCATTATTTTCATTGCAAATTGTTTACTACAACACAGAAGAGGCTATTCAGCCATTGTGTCTCTGCCATCTCCCATCAGAATAATCCCATCTGTTCCATTCTGCTTCCTATTTCCTTGTGAACTATTCACATATGCCCATCAACATTGCAGGTACAATCACACTACTTCAAAGGCATTTGGAAGGAGGCTGAAAGATTACCTTACCATACCTTAAAGTCATGAAGGGAAGAGCTATGGTGGCTACATTCTTTTCCCCCAGGGTAAGGGGTCTAAAACCAAAGAGCATACATTTAAGATGACGGAGGAAAGTTTTAGAAGGGCTGTGATGGACAtattttatacacagagggtggtgggttcatggaatgagctgccagaggaggtgatagaGGTGGATATATTAACTTCACCAAAAGCCTTCCGGAGGCTCACGGGTCGGAGCCTCGTGGGTCCGAGATAGAGCCTCATGGGTCATTGAAGCCCGCGACCATCCCGCTGGGTCTACGGAGCCCgcagctggggcctgggtcggctcCACAGAAGCATTCAGAGAGGACCCGCCGACGATAGTGGAGAGGTtggtgcggcggtcgatgatggcgccgaccAGCGGACAaggacggacacgtggaagtgagggcGCTGCTGCTAggtgaaggaacaaaggaggacctggtgtgtgggggggtggaatgagggagggagggagaacaatggacaatggatgacccggtttggggggggggggagactgctGTGATGGTGGGGGGagtacaaagggggacctggtgtggggatactttgtaactttgtaagcgccctttatgggtgattatttgcataccttgggtatgcaagcaaagaatttcactgtgatgtCACATGTTACCATAAAGTGTTCATTCattcaaaagccttactaaattCCATGTACATGACGTGAGTTTCACCAGGCTATGGTTCCCTGGATTCTCTatacttcctttcttaaacaaaggaacaatgtTGGCCaatttccagtcctctgggacgtTACCTATGCCTAGAGAAGACACAAAGATCCTTGCCAAGGTcccagcaatctcctctcttgtctcCCTCAATAACCTGGATAGATCCCTTCATGTCCCAAggacttatccaccttaatgttcttcaagagccgCAGCACCACCTCCCTCTCAATCTCACACTGCCTCAGGATATTTGAATTCTCCACATTGATCTCGCTGTCCTCCAagtccttctccttggtaaatacatgTGCATAGTACTCGTTTAGTACCAAGCATAGATTCCCAACTTTATCTTCGAGCTGTCCAaccttctccctggtcacccTCTCATTTTCAATGTACCTATAAATAACCTTGAGAGTTTCCTTAATACAACTCGCCAATGACGTTTTATGGCCCTTTCTGGCCCTTCTAATCACCCGCTTGATTTAATTCttacttgctttatattcctcgtAGGACTCCTCTGGTATCACCTTCTTAAACCTGATAAATGGTTCCTTTTTCTTCCTGAGCATGTTTACAACCTCCTTGGTCATCCACGGTTCCATcaccttgccatccttatccctcctccttactggaacatgctatTCCTGCACTTGGATCAGCTGACCTTTATTATAGCTCTATCTGTTGTCATTATGACCAATTCTCTTCTCGGAAGCCATTTCATTTCAAAGAGACAATTCTTCCAGAGCCTCCTTGAATAATGGCTATGCAGCTGCCCAGTTTGCATGGAGTAATTTGCTTCAGTTTCGAAGCTGTTTGCAGTGAGACATCCCTACGTAATGTTAGAAAAAAACTTTTAATATGTTATAATAGTCCACCCACAAACGTTCATAAAATGTTTGCGACAATTTGATGCAATTTGCACGAGTGGAAAATCCTTCCATTTACAAAGATCACATCAGAAATCTCATATGAAAGGCATTTTTAAAAGGAGAATAAAGGGAACAGAGATTACCGAGAAGTGCAGAAATATGGGAAAATATAGAAGATATTAGATATGGGAAATAGAAGACTGTTTATGGTATGTTTTCTCTTCATTACTAATAGAAGCAACTTCAGTAATATAAACCTGATAACTTTTTAATGTGAGTTTGTACTATTAATTTTAGCTTAGAGCTTTGCTCTGGTCCCATTAGTTCCAGGCTGAGTAGTCAAATGCCGGACAACAGGAAATGTATTCGTCTGAGCTCTGTCTCACTTAAAACTTCCCCCCAATCGCTGAAagaatgaaaggaatagattctaCAGCGAATGGAAAGAGACAGAAATTTCCAAGCAGGGTAAGAAAGCTTTCAAAGATCAGGATCTAAATATCCACCATGTTATGGTGGTGGAGGAGCTGCCCTATAGAGTTAAATAAGACTCcatcacatacatacactcaGCTCAATCTTTCTTGCTGATTTGTTAGACATCACCTCTCACATACCCCCTTTCCCTACTCTGGCAGGAGAGCTAGTCTTCAGGACCAATGAGAAACTGTTTAATCTATGGAGCTCACACCCCAGATCCAAGGGCACCTAAACGTCAAtagccaaaggtacacaaaaaagctgaagaaactcagcgggtgcagcagcatctatggagcgaaggaaataggcaatgtttcgggccgacttcagactgatggggggtggcggggagaagaaaggaaaaaggaggaggaggagcccaagggctgagggatgggaggagacaacccgagggctggggaaggggaggagatagaaaggactaacaaaattgggagaattcaatgttcatgcccgcaggatgcagactccccaagcggaatatgaggtgctgttcctccaatttccggtgttgctcgctgtagccatggaggagacccaggacagagaggtcggatggggaatgggagggggagttgaagtgctgagccaccgggaggtcagcttggttattgccgaCCGAGCTgaagtgttcggcgaagcgatcgcccagcctccgcttggtctcaccgatgtagatcagctgtcatctagagcagcagatgcaatagatgaggttggagtagatgcaggtgaacctctgtcgcacctggaatgactgcttgggtccttgaatggagtcgaggggggatgtaaagggacaagtgttgcatctcttgcagttgcaacggaaagtgcctggggagggggtggtacagaagggaagggaagaattgacaagggagatgcggagggagcggtctttgcggaaggcacacatagggggagatgggaagatgtggcgagtggtggggtcacgttggaggtggcgaaactgacggaggattacttgttgtatgtgacagctgatggggtgaaaggtgaggactagggggactctgcccttggtgcgaatggggggatggggagagagagcagtgttgcggggtatggaaagagaccctggtgcgagcctcatctatggtggaggaggggaacccccgttctctgaagaattaggacatttcagatgccctggtatggaatgcctcatcctgggagcagatgcgataGCCAATAGCCAAAGACCTTACGTTTGTGCATCATCAAAGACCATGGCATTGTCAATTTATTCTCTGCAGGAGTACCCAATATCGTCCAAGTCTGTCAACCTGCCCCACATTGTTCTCCGATAATCACGGTTCATGAGAGAACCATGGAAAATATACACCCCCTCCCATATATTTGGAACAATAATCTTGGTGaaggcagacacaaggaactgcagatgttgatttacaaaagaagacacaaagtgctggagtaactccgcgcgtcagatagcatctctgcagaaaaaggatggggaCGGTTCGGGGCTACAGACTATGTCGGAGAGAGAACTTCTTCATACCTTGAGATCACATTGaatatatggaaggagctgccaggggaagtggttGAGCCAGGTACAATTGTAGGTACgtcgataggaaatgtttagaggataTATGGTTCAAATGCTGGAAGGCGTGGAAGGGCATTTTGTTCGTCATGTAGAAAAATTGGACGGACCAAAGcagaggtttccgtgctgtatgactgactgtaTGACTCAGGTGGCGATGCGCGGCGAGCGCGCCCATAGCCTATCCTTGACCGTCGTTGCCAGAAAGCAACTCCAAGGTGACGATTTGGCTTCTGTCTGGGATGTGAGACATCCTCTGAGTTTTTGAATGTCTGGCCCAAGCATAGGATGGAAGTGGAGATCTGCCCAACCTAATGCAGTTAGTTCAGTGGCAGATGCGACGCCCTCTGTTCTCCAGCGACCTGGGGCTTCCGTGCTCGACCGCACGCACAGTGAACGCTCAATCCCACTGAAGTTTCAGCTACTGTTAAGTCGCCAGCCTACTTGGAACCGTGCCCCACAGCCAGTACGATTGACAGTAATTTTATAGACATTGCCATAAAACGAATACGCCAAAGAGACAGTCGGACGGACTAGCATTTACAAgctaaacccaaagtgctggagtaatccaggcagcatctgtggagaaaatggataggcgacttCTCAAgtcggaccccttcttcagaagtgtctGTCTGACTATCGCAACCAATGTCTCGATATTActatctgaaaaagggttccggcCTGAACGGTCgcctatccatccattccctccacagatgttgcctgacacgctgagttcctccggtacttttttgctcaagatcccagcaactgcagttccttgtatctatcaTTTACAAGCGCTTCCTCCCATCTCTCTTCATACTATCCCACTCAGCGTGACATGGGATTATTTTCGAAGTCCTTGTAAAAACTCCAAAGTGTAAGAAACGCTgatacaagaaactgtagatactagaatctcgacgggtcaggcagcatctgcgaagaGATTGGGTGACGACGTTTCGTGTCTTCTTCAGACCTCCTCAGTAATCTGAAGagagatcccgacccgaaacatcgctggATGATGCCTAAACATCTGAGTTCCCCCCAGCGctttagtcatagtcataaatgtggaaacaggcccttcgtcccaacttgcccacgccgaccaacttgtcccatctatactacaaCCACTTGCCTGCATATTccgctaaacccgtcctatccatgtgccggtctaattgtttcctaaacgttgcgatagtccctgcctcaactacctcctccggcagctcgtcccatacattCATCACCATTAGTGTGAAAAATCACCCCTtaaattcctataaaatcttccccttcaacttaaacctatgccctctcgattcccctactctgggcaagagactccaccCGGCGTATTCCTCTCATGCTGTTATACACTTTTATACGCTTTGCTGTTTGATTCTTCTTAAAAGCAGATAGTTTGCGGAATTATTCTCaaccctataaccatataattCTTGGCAACGTGGAAGTGTAAACTTTGCTGGCgaaagatgggggtgggggtgggggttctcCCTGCAGACCAACCCACGGGGGCAACGGTGTCATTTCGCTGCCGTCACATCGGCAGCAAGGGGCGAATGTGACGCGCGCACTCTCCGCCTGTGTCACCTGAAGCTGTCAGCGTCCGATTTAAAAATGTGAGCGCGTTGTGGAAGGAGCAGATCATCAGCGAGCGCTGCTAGAGAGCTATGTAGCAGAGTGAAGGGGTTTTAtcctcccagtgtgtgtgtgtggatccaAGCAGCTTGCAGACAGGTGGCCGCCAGGTAACGTGGACTTCGCCTCTCGCCATCCCCCATCCCACAAAGTggtttaaaaaacaaaaacaatttcgCGGATTCCGGGAAAGAAAAACGGAGCGTGATGTTGGCCGAGTCTTTCAACCATTCCAGCTGGGAAGATGTCAACGACACGTCGGTTAACGGCTCGGCCGCGTCTTTGAACATCAGGTCGAGCCAGGTGCTGACTTCGGCTACTATGTTCGCCGTCGGAGTGGTGGGCAACCTGATCGCCATCGTGGTGCTGTGCGTCTCCAAGAAGGAGCAGAAGGAGACCACCTTCTACACCTTGGTGTGCGGGCTGGCGGTCACCGACCTGCTGGGCACCTGCTGCACCAGCCCGGTGGTGATCGCCACCTACCTGACCCAGCAGTGGCCGGGGGGACAACCGCTCTGCCACTTCTTCTCCTTCTCCATGCTCTTCTTCGGCTCGGCGGGCATGACCATCATGTGCACCATGTCCATCGAGCGCTATCTGGCCATCAACCACGCTTTCTTCTACGGCCGCTACATCGACAAGGGACTGGCCAGGCTTGCTCTGATGGGAATCTACTTGCTCAATCTGGTCTTCTGCATCCTGCCCTTCTTCGGCTTGGGGAGCAACGCCCGGCATTTCCCCGGGACCTGGTGCTTCCTGGACTGGAGGGCCAACAGCACGGTGGGGGCTACCTACTCCTACATGTACGGGGGCTTCAGCGCCCTCCTGATCCTGGTGACAGTGCTGTGCAACCTCAGCGTGTGCGGCACCTTGATCAGTATGAGGAAGAGGTCGGTGGGTAGAGGCGATGCCGCCGCCACGGGGAGTTCCAGAGGCCGTCGCTTCCCGAGTCTCGCCGCGTCCGCCGCCGAGATGCAGATGTTTTGGCTGCTGGTTTTCATGACCATCGTCTTCTTGGTCTGCTCCATCCCTTTGGTGGTAAGCAGTGGGCACGGGGTACCTGGGGGAGTTTCAGTATGATTACTAACAGTAATGTTAAGAGAACAAAAAAAAAGCTTTGCCCTCTCTTGAATACAGGGTAACccctgctttcaagagagtttgtATTCATGCATTCAAGACAGATTTATATGCCAATTTTGTTAACTTCTCAAAGAGGGAACAGAATTTCAGTCAgaagatagacagacacaaagtactggagtaactcagcgggtccggcacaaTCTCTgtagtaaaaggatgggtgaaaggatccagtcggaatccttcttcagaaagttCCGACCCAAttcgccacccatcctttttctccagagatgccgcctgacctgttgagttgctccagcagtttgtgtctataaaccaccatttgcagttccgtTTTACAGAATTTCATTCaagtatttattttcttttggGAGGGAGGTTGTTATTTATatcgtaatttatttatttatataatctTTTTTCAAAGAAAAAAACAATCGCTTTTATCCTCTTCAGTATTATGAAAGGCCCATCTGTATGTTGGGCTGATACGTTGACTAATGGCTGTTGACTTTCACTTTTCGAGCAGAATAAGGTACGGTTGCAGGAAATCTAAAAAACACAAACTGAGAATGCACAAAGTATTCGTCTGGTTGGGGGGACGGGACATTGCGGGaacgtgtaggaagtaactgcaggtgctgacttacaccgaagttagacaccaaatgctggagtaactcagcggttcaggcagcatctctggattacttctctccagagatgctgcctgacctgctgagttactccagcatttttgtaatcTATGTTCACAGTGCGGGAACGACGGGTTTGTTGCTCTCCCCACTGAGTTTTCTGCAAACTCTCACTCTTGACACGAGCGCTGGAATATTCCTCATAGTCAGAGAATTAAAAGATTCAAGCAGAAATGTCACCGCTCAGATTGATATTTGCGAATATCTGACATGGAAATATAGTGTGGGTctcgtgttttttttaatgtattatttTGGTAAATCAATCCATGAAATCCACGTTGTTAAGATCTCGCTCGCAAGTTTTGGTTAGTTtattgttcaagagagagttcgatatagctcttagggctaacgggatcaagggatatggggagaaagcagatacgggctacagattttggatgatcagccatgatcatattgaattgcggtgttggctcgaagggccgaatggcctactcctacacctattttctatgtttctattgtcatgtgtaccgaggtacagtgaaaatcttgttTTGTTGCGTCCTATCcactcagcgaaaagactatacatgattacaagctgTGTGCCGATACtgtataagggaataacgtttagtgcgagataaagtccagaaaagtcgGATACAAGATAGTCCCAGGGCCTTCACCAAGGTAGATGGtactcagcactgctctctatttggtgatgggatggttcagttgcctgataacagctgggaagaacatcctatcaccaactagaggccATTTCAAGTTATGCATGATATGAAAGTAAAACtgaagacataaggaactgcagatgctggaatcttgaacaaaatacaaagtgctggcgtaactcagcggttcagacagcatctgtggaggggatggatgggcaacgtttcgggactggACTATATTTCAGAAAGTAATACTGATACATTAGTTAAGATAGTTTGAAATATCAGTTCCTTCTAGGCACTTTACAGTGATTTAAGTTGCTTGTGGTtaaatatatgattacagtcaattGTCATGAAGATTTGTCATCGGTTCTAACACCAGCTTTgtgatgttcataagttcataatttataggagaagaattaggccattcatcctaTCAAGtcgaccccaccattcaatcatggctgatctatcgttccctcttaacccccttttttttgctttctccccataacccctgacacctatactaatcaagaagatgtaaatctgtcttaaaaatgtccattgacttggcctccacaaccttctgtggcaatggattccacagattaatCACGTTTTTGAATATCTGCCTAATTATTTCCACAGCTAGTACCAAATATTGCTCCAATTATTCCACAAATATTGTTTCATAATGTACCTGGAAACGCTATTTGCTACCTAAAAGGTATCATGTACTGAAACATATGAGTTCTATTGTGGTTGAATTGAAAATCAGTTTACACATCTGGTGATCAAGGGCTTACCTCTAATCCCTGTAACTATTCTAGATAGCCTATTCTAGACCAAATTAACATCTTGACATTTGCCCTAAAATTGGACACAAAGCTCTGGCTGAGGCCCAAGTAAGATTTATAAAATGTAAACTTAACTTCCGTGTTTTCATGAACCCATCCCTCTTTTTATCAAACCAAGGAGTCAATGTACTTTAAATAAAGTTAACCTCATCACTTCCaacttttgcagcatctgcaaacTTTCCGATTTTGCCCCACTAACCCAAATGTAGGTTATTAATATATAAAGCTGTGGTCCTATATATTCaatagacatatatatatatatatgtgtgtgtgtgtgtgtgtgtgtgtgtgtgtgtgtgtgtgtgtgtgtgtgtgtgtgtgtgtgtgtgtgtgtgtgtgtatgtgtgtgtgtgtgtgtgtgtgtgtgtgtgtgtgtgtgtgtgtgtatatgtgtgtgtatatgtgtgtgtgtgtgtgtgtgtgtgtgtgtgtgtgtgtgtgtgtgtgtgtgtgtgtgtgtgtgtatatgtgtgtgtgtgtgtgtgtgtgtatatatatatactgtatatatgtgtgtgtatatatacacacacacacacacacacacacacacatatatatacatggaGAGTGTTtacagtgatatgggccaaattctggCAAATGGGGCTACCCCAGGATATCAATCTGAtctgcatagacaagttgggccaaaaggtctctttccatgttgtataatgCTATAACTCTATATCTAAGCACTGGCTCACATCACCGTATAATGCCCTCCAGTTTGTGGCAAATAAATAGAATTATTTGTGAAATACACTTTTTCTTTCAGACATGATATGTTCTAAGTTGTACCTGAAATTGAATCATTACCTAAAATGATTTTAGGAGGTAAAATATATTTCCAGATGACTAGCAATTGTGAAGCACTGATTCTTGGTTACGTTCAAGGGAATCCACTACTGCAGACCCACTACTGATGTACTTAGATGTAGAAAGGAGAAAGGGGAAAGACTTAAAAAGGACCTgagggcaacttcttcacacagagggcggtgggcttATGGTAAACTAGCTGCCAgacgaagtggttgaggcagatacaataacagtatttaaaaggtaattgatggacacaaaatgctggagtaactcagtgggtcaggcagcatctctggagaaaaggaatacatgatgttttgggtcaagaaccttcttcagaccttcttcaaaggtaattggacaggttcatgaataAAAAAGGCTTCTAAGAATATGTATCAAAtgcggacaaatgggactagcttagatgggcattttggtcaccatggacaaggtgggctgaagggcctgtttacatgttgtATTACTCTACAACTCTATGTGTGTTCTAAATTAACATATTTGTCTTATATTTTCTGTACAGATACGCATTTTCATCAATCAGCTGTATGGGCCTGCTCAAATCCTAGCTGGGGAGAACCTGGACTACCGCAGTGACATTCTGGCCATCCGTTTTGCTGCATTCAATCCGATCCTGGATCCTTGGGTGTACATCCTGTGCCGGAAGAAGCTACTCACCATGGGTTGCGAGCGGTTGAAGCGAACAGTTGGCGCTGCAAAGGACAGTCAAGCACGCAGGGTGGGCTGGGTCAGCAGTCAGCAGACACCACTCTCATACACCAACAGCATTGGCACCAGCTACGCTTCACTCCGAGCAAACGACAAAACCAAGCCGCTGCACAGAGAAGACAGCCAGGGGGCCGATGCCATGACTCACTCTTTCACAGACTTTACAAACCAGCAAGCATGGGGAACTGTGCCTCATCCTTTCAGCATTCCCCATGAGAACCATGCCTGCCACACCAGGACTCATTTTGAGACTTCTCAGCAGACCAA
This sequence is a window from Amblyraja radiata isolate CabotCenter1 chromosome 10, sAmbRad1.1.pri, whole genome shotgun sequence. Protein-coding genes within it:
- the LOC116977923 gene encoding prostaglandin E2 receptor EP4 subtype-like, which encodes MLAESFNHSSWEDVNDTSVNGSAASLNIRSSQVLTSATMFAVGVVGNLIAIVVLCVSKKEQKETTFYTLVCGLAVTDLLGTCCTSPVVIATYLTQQWPGGQPLCHFFSFSMLFFGSAGMTIMCTMSIERYLAINHAFFYGRYIDKGLARLALMGIYLLNLVFCILPFFGLGSNARHFPGTWCFLDWRANSTVGATYSYMYGGFSALLILVTVLCNLSVCGTLISMRKRSVGRGDAAATGSSRGRRFPSLAASAAEMQMFWLLVFMTIVFLVCSIPLVIRIFINQLYGPAQILAGENLDYRSDILAIRFAAFNPILDPWVYILCRKKLLTMGCERLKRTVGAAKDSQARRVGWVSSQQTPLSYTNSIGTSYASLRANDKTKPLHREDSQGADAMTHSFTDFTNQQAWGTVPHPFSIPHENHACHTRTHFETSQQTKAILCTVLQESMIPDVRAQNNIILSEDRRTFDILNCSFSTPSSCTSEKSI